Proteins encoded in a region of the Perognathus longimembris pacificus isolate PPM17 chromosome 11, ASM2315922v1, whole genome shotgun sequence genome:
- the LOC125359590 gene encoding mitochondrial import receptor subunit TOM7 homolog, producing MVMMSKEARQRLQQHFKNSQFTIYRGFIPLVIYLGFKRGADPRMPEPTVLILSWG from the coding sequence ATGGTGATGATGAGCAAAGAGGCCAGGCAGAGGCTGCAGCAGCATTTCAAGAACAGCCAGTTCACCATCTACCGGGGCTTTATCCCTCTTGTCATTTACCTTGGATTTAAGAGGGGCGCAGATCCCAGAATGCCTGAACCAACAGTTTTAATCCTATCTTGGGGATGA